The following nucleotide sequence is from Agromyces sp. SYSU T00194.
CGGCCAGCTCCAGCTGAACGCGTTCGAGCCGGTCATCGCGCACTCGCTGCTGCAGTCGATCACCTGGATGCGCCAGGCCTGCTGGACGCTGCGGGTCAACTGCGTGGACGGCATCACCGCGAACACCGAGCGCCTCGGCGAGATGGTCGCCTCGAGCGTCGGCGTGATCACGGCGCTGATCCCGTTCATCGGCTACGGGCAGGCCGCCGAGCTCGCCAAGGAGGCCCTGCGCACGGGCCGGCCGGTGGCCGACCTGGTGGTCGAGGCGGGGCTGATGACCCGCGAGGCCGTGACGCACCAGCTCTCGCCCGACCGGCTGTCGGGCATGGAGCCGATCACCAGCGCCATCCCGGTCGTGCAGCTCCAGGCCGAGCCCTCCGACTGACGCCGGTGCGGGGCGCTCAGACCACGCGGCAGTGCGTCGTGAGCGCCCCGATGGCGTCGATCGAGACCGTCACGGTCGAGCCGTCGTGCAGGAACACGGGGGGCTTGCGCGAGTAGCCGGCGCCGCCGGGGCTGCCGGTCGAGATGAGCGTGCCCGGAGGGATGGTCGCCGAGCGCGACAGGTACGAGATGATCTCCGCGACGGAGCGCACCATCTCGTCGGACGACGCGTCCTGCAGGATGTGCCCGTCGACGTTGGTGGTGAGCCAGACGTCCTGCGGGTCGGGGATCTCGTCGGCGGTGACGACGACCGGTCCGGTGGGGGTGAACCCGTCGAACGACTTGCAGCGCGACCACTGGGCCTCGGAGAACTGGATGTTCCGGGCCGTGATGTCGTTGACGACCGTGTAGCCCCACACGTAGTCGAGCGCGTCCTGCACGCGCACGCCGCGGGCGGGCCGGCCGATGATCACGCCGAGTTCGGCCTCGTAGTCGACCTCGTTCGAGAGCTCGTCGGGCCAGGTCGTGGTGCCGCCGTGCGCGGCGAGCGAGTTCGGCCACAGCGAGAAGACGGTCATCGCGGTCTCGGAGCGCAGCTTCAGCTCGGAGGCGTGGGCGGCGTAGTTCGCGCCGATGGCGAGGATGTGCGGGGGGCGCAGCACGGCGGAGGCGTGCCGCAGGTGGGCGACGGCGTGCGTGGGGGCGTCGGCGGCGATGGCGGCGTCGGCGAGGCCGCGGACGTGCGCGAGGCCCTCGGGGCCGCGTTCGATGAGGTCCTGGAGGTCGCGCGGCGGATCGTCGACCACCTCGTCGAGGAAGAGCGCGCGGTCGCCGTGCACCACCGCGAGCCGGGGGGTGCGCTGGCCGTCGACCCTGAGGTGTGCGAATCTCACCCCCTCAGGCTATCGAGACCGGGTGGGGCGGACTTGTCGTGCGGGTACAACAGATCCTGCAGTTCCTGCCACGGATCCCACGGCTGTTCCCCCGGGTGCGCCGGCGGCGGCGCGCCAGAGGTGCATCGACGCGTAGCTCCGCCACGGGGCCCAGTCCGCGCCTCGCCCGGCCAGCGCCCGGGCATCGGCGGGGAGCCCGAGTCGTGCGGCGCCGCTCCGGAGCGCGGAGTCGCCCGTGAGCAGCACGTCGGGGTCGCCGGTGACGCGCATGGCCACGTACCCGGCCGTCCACGGGCCGATGCCGGGCATGGCGAGCAGCGCCTCCCGGAGCTCGTGGCGCGGCACGTCGACGTCGACGCGGAGGTCGCCGGAGGCGAGCGCGGCGGCGGTGCCGACGATCGACGCGACGCGCGCGGCGGGCCCGCGCAGCACCTCGGCGCCCCGCTCGGCGATGGTCGCGGCGCTCGGGAACAGCCGCCACTGCGCGCCGTCCAGGTCGACCCGATCGCCGAGCGCGTCGACGAGGCGGGTGAGCGCGGTGCGCGCCGACGCGACGGAGACCTGTTGGCCGAGCATCGCCCGGAACAGCAGTTCGTGCGCGTCGAGGCATCCGGGCACCCGCATGCCGGGCTCGGCCGCGACGGCCCCCGCGAGCGCGGGATCGCCGGCCAGCGCGGTCGAGATCGCGTCGACGTCGGCGTCGAGGTCGAACAGGCGCCGCACGCGGGCCACCAGGGGCGGCAGG
It contains:
- a CDS encoding fumarylacetoacetate hydrolase family protein → MRFAHLRVDGQRTPRLAVVHGDRALFLDEVVDDPPRDLQDLIERGPEGLAHVRGLADAAIAADAPTHAVAHLRHASAVLRPPHILAIGANYAAHASELKLRSETAMTVFSLWPNSLAAHGGTTTWPDELSNEVDYEAELGVIIGRPARGVRVQDALDYVWGYTVVNDITARNIQFSEAQWSRCKSFDGFTPTGPVVVTADEIPDPQDVWLTTNVDGHILQDASSDEMVRSVAEIISYLSRSATIPPGTLISTGSPGGAGYSRKPPVFLHDGSTVTVSIDAIGALTTHCRVV